One part of the Salmo salar chromosome ssa10, Ssal_v3.1, whole genome shotgun sequence genome encodes these proteins:
- the LOC123724531 gene encoding mucin-5AC, producing the protein MMALQWVKPWIALVFGLSAAHSNTVMIPDMTSIGSLYDSKLQILSAGVSPTHNGQVCSTWGNYHYKTYDGDFFQLPYTCNYVLSSLCKSSSGYEAFNIQLQRGEVDGLPTITKVSLKLDGTFVELANGNVSVNGLKVTIPFGQFNIFIERTVSYVKITAKLGLVVMWNEDDSLWVELDSKFQNQTCGLCGDFNGVQIYDEFISHGDHLKTIDYGDIWKMNGPTETCTEIPGHTEQCEEQTELCEQLLTSLAFSSCKDLIATDSFIKACAEDMCHCGNSSSSSCACPTMSEYSRQCAHAGGKPQEWKTDQFCMKTCPLSMQYQECGSPCTDTCSNPKRNQHCEEHCTDGCFCPAGTVFDDITQTGCVAVNQCSCLHNGQTYQPGQSFSRTCHECTCIQGQWSCVDLDCPATCSIVGGSHITTYDEKAYTFHGDCSYVLSKQTNETAFTVLGDIVKCGKTDVETCLRSVTLVTPESMIIVIEASGKVFVNKMFSQLPLFMADVKIFQPSTFYIVVHTSYGLRLEVQITPIMQVYIVASSSHKEKTQGLCGDFNSIQADDFRTINGLVEGTAESFANTWKNKASCPDVAQSFEIPCSLSVENERYAKHWCSMLSDRAGIFSQCHTEINPNYYKEICLYDSCNCERSEECMCAAVSSYVHACAAAGVLLSGWRNTTCGKYSSSCPDTMVYDYTMTSCDRTCRSLSQPDFTCQLDHVSVDGCGCAEEPT; encoded by the exons ATGATGGCACTCCAATGGGTGAAGCCGTGGATCGCTCTCGTCTTCGGACTATCTGCTGCACATTCTAACACTG TTATGATTCCAGATATGACTTCCATTGGGAGTCTATATGATTCCAAACTGCAAATCTTATCAG CAGGAGTGAGTCCCACTCATAACGGGCAGGTCTGCAGCACATGGGGTAACTACCACTACAAAACCTACGATGGAGACTTCTTCCAGCTGCCCTACACCTGTAACTACGTGCTGTCGTCGTTGTGTAAGAGCAGCAGCGGCTACGAGGCCTTTAACATTCAGCTGCAGCGCGGGGAGGTAGATGGGCTGCCCACCATCACCAAG gtTTCTTTGAAGCTGGATGGAACCTTCGTGGAGCTGGCCAACGGTAACGTCAGCGTCAACGGATTAAA GGTCACCATACCATTTGGTCAGTTTAACATCTTCATTGAGAGGACTGTTTCCTATGTGAAGATCACAGCCAAGCTGGGGTTAGTCGTCATGTGGAATGAAGATGATTCCCTCTGG GTGGAGCTGGACTCAAAGTTCCAGAATCAGACTTGTGGGCTGTGTGGAGACTTCAACGGAGTCCAGATTTACGACGAGTTCATTAGTCATG GTGATCATCTGAAGACAATCGACTATGGTGATATTTGGAAGATGAATGGCCCAACAGAGACCTGTACAGAAATCCCTGGTCACACTGAGCAGTGTGAAGAACAG ACCGAACTTTGTGAGCAGCTTCTCACCAGTCTTGCCTTCAGTAGCTGTAAGGACCTGATTGCCACAGACTCCTTCATCAAGGCCTGTGCAGAAGACATGTGTCACTgtggcaacagcagcagcagttccTGCGCCTGCCCCACCATGTCCGAGTACTCCCGCCAGTGTGCTCACGCAGGGGGGAAACCCCAAGAGTGGAAGACCGACCAGTTCTGCA TGAAGACGTGTCCTTTAAGCATGCAGTACCAGGAGTGTGGTAGTCCCTGCACTGATACCTGCTCCAACCCAAAGAGGAACCAGCATTGTGAGGAACACTGCACTGACGGATGCTTCTGCCCTGCTG GAACCGTGTTTGATGACATcactcagactggctgtgtagcTGTGAACCAGTGCTCTTGTCTCCACAACGGACAAACTTACCAGCCTGGACAATCATTCTCAAGAACATGCCATGAATG taCCTGTATCCAAGGCCAGTGGAGTTGTGTGGATCTAGATTGCCCAGCTACCTGCTCCATAGTGGGAGGTTCCCACATCACCACCTACGATGAGAAAGCCTACACCTTCCATGGAGACTGCTCATATGTCCTGTCCAAG CAAACCAACGAGACTGCTTTCACAGTCCTGGGTGACATAGTGAAATGTGGGAAGACGGACGTTGAGACCTGCCTAAGATCTGTAACCCTGGTGACTCCAGAGTCCATG ATTATCGTCATCGAGGCCAGTGGAAAGGTCTTTGTCAACAAGATGTTTTCTCAGTTGCCGCTTTTCATGG CGGATGTAAAGATCTTTCAGCCCTCTACGTTCTACATCGTTGTGCATACCTCTTATGGGCTCCGACTAGAGGTGCAGATAACACCTATAATGCAGGTCTACATCGTAGCTAGCAGTTCACACAAAGAAAAAACCCAGG GTCTTTGCGGAGACTTTAACAGCATCCAAGCTGATGACTTCAGAACCATCAATGGACTCGTGGAAGGAACCGCTGAATCATTTGCCAACACGTGGAAGAACAAAGCAAGCTGTCCTGATGTGGCACAGAGCTTTGAGATCCCATGCAGTCTGAGTGTAGAGAATG AGAGATATGCCAAGCACTGGTGCTCGATGCTGTCAGATCGTGCAGGAATATTTTCCCAATGCCACACTGAGATCAACCCAAATTACTACAAGGAA ATCTGCCTATATGACAGCTGTAACTGTGAGAGGAGTGAGGAGTGCATGTGTGCTGCGGTCTCCTCCTACGTCCATGCATGTGCTGCTGCAGGCGTCCTGCTCAGTGGATGGAGAAACACCACCTGTG GGAAGTACTCCTCTAGCTGCCCTGACACGATGGTCTATGACTACACCATGACCAGCTGTGACCGCACCTGTCGTTCACTGAGCCAGCCAGACTTTACATGCCAG TTAGACCATGTGTCTGTGGACGGCTGTGGCTGTGCCGAGGAACCTACCTGA